Proteins found in one Streptococcus mitis genomic segment:
- a CDS encoding ABC transporter ATP-binding protein, with protein sequence MRRQTANQTFTRLAKDLASHPFLLFLAFLGTIAQVGLSIYLPILIGQVIDQVLVVDSSPVFWHIFIQMILVVIGNTLVQWVNPLLYNRLIFSYTKDLRERIIHKLHRLSIAFVDRQGSGEMVSRVTTDIEQLAAGLTMIFNQFFIGVLMILVSILAMLQIHLLMTLLVLLLTPLSMVISRFIAKRSYHLFQKQTETRGIQTQLIEESLSQQTIIQSFNAQEDFIQRLHEANANYAGYSQSAIFYSSTVNPSTRFVNALIYALLAGVGAYRIMIGSTLTIGRLVTFLNYVQQYTKPFNDISSVLAELQSALACAERVYGVLDSPEVAETGKEELTSDQVKGAISFKQVSFGYHPEKILIKDLSIDIPAGSKVAIVGPTGAGKSTLINLLMRFYPINSGDILLDGRSIYNYTRASLRQQFGMVLQETWLKQGTIHDNIAFGNPDSSREQVIAAAKAANADFFIQQLPQGYDTKLENAGESLSVGQAQLLTIARVFLAIPKILILDEATSSIDTRTEVLVQEAFAKLMKGRTSFIIAHRLSTIQDADLILVLVDGDIVEYGNHQELIARKGKYYQMQQATAFSSE encoded by the coding sequence ATGAGACGACAAACTGCAAATCAAACATTCACACGTTTGGCCAAAGATTTAGCAAGTCATCCCTTCCTTCTTTTTCTAGCCTTTCTAGGAACTATTGCCCAGGTTGGTTTATCGATTTACCTACCAATCTTAATCGGACAGGTCATTGACCAAGTCCTAGTGGTTGATTCTTCACCAGTTTTTTGGCATATTTTCATTCAAATGATCTTGGTGGTTATAGGAAATACCCTTGTGCAGTGGGTCAATCCTCTCCTCTATAATCGCCTAATCTTTTCTTATACTAAAGATTTGCGAGAGCGAATCATCCATAAGCTCCATCGTTTATCGATTGCTTTTGTCGATCGGCAAGGCAGTGGGGAGATGGTCAGTCGTGTAACCACGGACATAGAACAGTTGGCAGCTGGCTTGACCATGATTTTTAACCAATTTTTCATTGGCGTCTTGATGATTTTAGTTAGTATTCTTGCCATGCTTCAAATTCATCTCCTCATGACTCTCTTGGTCTTGCTGTTGACGCCACTGTCTATGGTAATTTCACGCTTTATTGCCAAGAGATCTTATCATCTCTTCCAAAAGCAAACAGAGACTAGGGGAATTCAGACTCAGTTGATTGAAGAATCGTTGAGCCAGCAGACCATTATCCAGTCCTTCAATGCTCAAGAAGATTTTATCCAAAGACTGCACGAGGCGAATGCCAACTATGCAGGTTATTCACAGTCAGCTATCTTTTATTCTTCAACGGTCAATCCTTCGACTCGCTTTGTCAATGCGCTTATTTATGCCCTTCTAGCTGGAGTGGGAGCTTATCGTATCATGATAGGCTCTACCTTGACCATTGGACGCTTAGTGACTTTTTTGAACTATGTTCAACAGTACACCAAGCCTTTTAATGATATTTCTTCAGTGCTAGCTGAGTTGCAAAGTGCCTTGGCTTGTGCAGAACGTGTTTATGGAGTCTTAGATAGTCCTGAGGTGGCTGAAACAGGTAAGGAAGAGTTGACTAGTGACCAAGTTAAGGGAGCTATTTCCTTTAAACAGGTTTCTTTTGGCTACCATCCTGAAAAGATTTTGATTAAGGATTTATCTATTGATATTCCAGCTGGTAGCAAGGTTGCTATTGTTGGTCCGACAGGTGCTGGAAAATCAACTCTTATCAATCTCCTCATGCGTTTTTACCCTATTAACTCAGGAGATATCTTGCTGGACGGTCGTTCCATTTACAACTATACCCGAGCGTCATTGAGACAGCAGTTTGGCATGGTGCTCCAAGAAACCTGGCTCAAGCAAGGAACTATTCATGATAATATTGCCTTTGGAAATCCTGATTCCAGTCGGGAGCAAGTGATTGCTGCTGCAAAAGCAGCCAATGCAGATTTTTTCATCCAACAGCTACCTCAAGGCTATGATACCAAGTTGGAAAATGCGGGAGAATCTCTCTCTGTCGGTCAAGCCCAACTCTTGACCATCGCCCGAGTCTTTCTAGCTATCCCTAAGATTCTTATCTTAGACGAAGCAACCTCTTCCATCGATACACGGACAGAAGTGCTAGTTCAGGAGGCCTTTGCTAAACTCATGAAGGGGCGCACAAGTTTTATCATCGCCCACCGCTTGTCAACCATTCAGGATGCAGATTTAATCCTTGTCTTGGTGGATGGTGACATCGTGGAGTATGGCAATCATCAGGAACTCATAGCTCGAAAGGGCAAGTATTACCAAATGCAGCAAGCTACAGCTTTTAGCTCTGAATAA
- a CDS encoding TRZ/ATZ family protein — MKVYQHVNIVTCDQDFHVYLDGILAVKDSQIVYVGQEKSEILEQAEQIIDYQGAWIMPGLVNCHTHSAMTGLRGIRDDSNLHEWLNDYIWPAEAGFTPDMTTKAVKEALTEMLQSGTTTFNDMYNPNGVDIERIYQEVKDSKMRCYFSPTLFSSKAETTAETISKTRAIIEEIIGYKNPNFKVMVAPHSPYSCNQDLLQASLDMAKELNIPLHIHVAETKEESGIILKRYGKRPLAFLEELGYLDHPSVFAHGVELNEREIERLTTSQVAIAHNPISNLKLASGIAPIIQLQKVGVAVGIATDSVASNNNLDMFEEGRTAALLQKMKSGDASQFPIETALKALTIEGAKVLGMDEQIGSLEVGKQADFLVIQPQGKIHLQPQENMLSHLVYAVKSSDVDDVYIAGEQVVKQGQVLTVEL, encoded by the coding sequence ATGAAAGTCTATCAGCATGTAAATATCGTGACTTGTGATCAAGATTTCCATGTTTATCTAGATGGAATCTTAGCAGTTAAGGATTCTCAAATCGTCTATGTTGGTCAAGAGAAGTCAGAGATTTTAGAGCAAGCTGAGCAGATTATAGACTATCAGGGAGCCTGGATTATGCCTGGATTGGTCAATTGTCATACTCATTCTGCTATGACTGGCTTGCGAGGAATTCGGGATGACAGCAATCTCCATGAATGGCTCAATGACTATATCTGGCCTGCAGAAGCAGGATTTACTCCCGACATGACTACTAAGGCGGTTAAAGAAGCTCTGACAGAGATGCTCCAGTCAGGTACAACAACCTTTAACGATATGTATAATCCCAATGGTGTGGATATTGAACGTATTTATCAGGAAGTGAAAGATTCTAAGATGCGTTGTTATTTTTCACCGACCCTCTTTTCTTCAAAGGCAGAAACAACTGCTGAGACGATAAGTAAAACTCGAGCAATCATTGAGGAAATTATTGGATATAAAAATCCAAATTTCAAGGTGATGGTAGCCCCTCATTCTCCTTACAGCTGTAATCAAGACTTGCTACAAGCGAGTTTAGACATGGCAAAAGAGCTAAATATTCCTCTCCATATCCATGTGGCGGAGACCAAGGAGGAGTCAGGAATTATCCTGAAACGATACGGCAAACGCCCCCTCGCCTTTCTAGAAGAATTGGGTTACTTAGATCATCCGTCTGTCTTTGCTCACGGGGTAGAATTAAACGAACGAGAAATTGAACGCTTGACAACCTCTCAAGTGGCTATTGCCCACAATCCTATCAGTAACCTCAAACTGGCTTCAGGGATTGCTCCCATCATCCAACTGCAAAAAGTAGGAGTAGCAGTCGGTATTGCGACTGACTCGGTTGCTTCTAATAATAATTTAGACATGTTTGAGGAAGGACGGACTGCAGCCCTTCTTCAGAAGATGAAAAGTGGGGATGCCAGCCAATTTCCTATCGAAACTGCTCTCAAAGCTCTAACGATAGAAGGGGCTAAGGTTCTTGGAATGGACGAACAGATAGGAAGTCTGGAAGTCGGCAAGCAAGCAGATTTTCTGGTCATCCAACCACAAGGGAAAATCCATCTTCAACCCCAAGAAAATATGCTCTCTCACCTGGTCTATGCTGTCAAGTCCAGTGATGTAGATGATGTCTATATTGCCGGAGAACAAGTAGTTAAGCAAGGTCAAGTCTTAACAGTAGAACTTTAA
- the rplJ gene encoding 50S ribosomal protein L10 codes for MSEAIIAKKAELVDVVAEKMKAAASIVVVDARGLTVEQDTVLRRELRGSEVEYKVIKNSILRRAAEKAGLEDLASVFVGPSAVAFSNEDVIAPAKILNDFSKNAEALEIKGGAIEGAVASKEEILALATLPNREGLLSMLLSVLQAPVRNVALAVKAVADNKEDAA; via the coding sequence ATGAGTGAAGCAATTATTGCTAAAAAAGCGGAACTAGTTGACGTAGTAGCTGAAAAAATGAAAGCTGCTGCATCTATCGTCGTTGTAGACGCTCGTGGTTTGACAGTTGAGCAAGATACAGTTCTTCGTCGTGAGCTTCGTGGAAGCGAAGTTGAGTATAAAGTGATTAAAAACTCAATCTTGCGTCGTGCAGCTGAAAAAGCTGGTCTTGAAGATCTTGCATCTGTATTTGTTGGACCATCTGCAGTAGCATTTTCTAACGAAGATGTTATCGCACCAGCGAAAATCTTGAACGACTTTTCTAAAAACGCTGAAGCACTTGAAATCAAAGGTGGTGCAATCGAAGGCGCTGTCGCATCTAAAGAAGAGATTCTTGCTCTTGCAACTCTTCCAAACCGCGAAGGACTTCTTTCTATGCTCCTTTCTGTACTTCAAGCGCCAGTGCGCAACGTTGCTCTTGCAGTCAAAGCGGTTGCAGACAACAAAGAAGACGCAGCTTAA
- the rplL gene encoding 50S ribosomal protein L7/L12 produces MALNIENIIAEIKEASILELNDLVKAIEEEFGVTAAAPVAVAAAGAADAGAAKDSFDVELTSAGDKKVGVIKVVREITGLGLKEAKELVDGAPALVKEGVATAEAEEIKAKLEEAGASVTLK; encoded by the coding sequence ATGGCATTGAACATTGAAAACATTATTGCTGAAATTAAAGAAGCTTCAATCCTTGAATTGAACGACCTTGTAAAAGCTATCGAAGAAGAATTTGGTGTAACTGCAGCTGCTCCTGTAGCTGTTGCTGCAGCTGGTGCTGCTGACGCTGGTGCTGCTAAAGATTCATTCGACGTTGAATTGACATCTGCAGGCGACAAAAAAGTTGGCGTTATCAAAGTTGTACGTGAAATCACAGGTCTTGGTCTTAAAGAAGCTAAAGAACTTGTTGACGGTGCACCAGCACTTGTTAAAGAAGGCGTTGCAACTGCAGAAGCTGAAGAAATCAAAGCTAAATTGGAAGAAGCTGGAGCTTCAGTTACTCTTAAATAA
- the gdhA gene encoding NADP-specific glutamate dehydrogenase: MTSAKEYIQSVFETVKARNGHEAEFLQAVEEFFNTLEPVFEKHPEYIEENILARITEPERVISFRVPWVDRDGNIQVNRGYRVQFNSAVGPYKGGLRFHPTVNQGILKFLGFEQIFKNVLTGLPIGGGKGGSDFDPKGKTDAEVMRFCQSFMTELQKHIGPSLDVPAGDIGVGGREIGYLYGQYKRLNQFDAGVLTGKPLGFGGSLIRPEATGYGLVYYTEEMLKANGNSFAGKKVVISGSGNVAQYALQKATELGATVISVSDSNGYVIDENGIDFDLLVDVKEKRRARLTEYAAEKATATYHEGSVWTYAGNYDIALPCATQNEINGEAAKRLVAQGVICVSEGANMPSDLDAIKVYKENGIFYGPAKAANAGGVAVSALEMSQNSLRLSWTREEVDGRLKDIMTNIFNTAKTTAETYGLDKDYLAGANIAAFENVANAMIAQGIV, from the coding sequence ATGACATCTGCTAAAGAATATATCCAAAGCGTGTTTGAAACTGTAAAAGCTCGTAACGGGCACGAGGCTGAATTCCTCCAAGCTGTTGAAGAATTTTTCAACACTTTGGAACCTGTATTTGAAAAACACCCTGAGTACATTGAAGAAAATATCTTGGCACGTATCACTGAGCCAGAACGCGTGATTTCTTTCCGTGTTCCTTGGGTTGACCGTGATGGAAACATTCAAGTAAACCGTGGTTACCGTGTTCAATTCAACTCAGCTGTTGGGCCATATAAAGGCGGACTTCGTTTCCACCCAACTGTAAACCAAGGGATCTTGAAATTCCTCGGATTCGAACAAATCTTCAAAAATGTCTTGACTGGACTTCCTATCGGTGGAGGTAAAGGTGGATCAGACTTCGATCCTAAAGGTAAAACAGATGCTGAAGTGATGCGCTTCTGCCAAAGCTTCATGACTGAATTGCAAAAACACATCGGACCATCACTTGACGTACCTGCTGGTGATATCGGTGTAGGTGGACGCGAAATTGGTTACCTTTACGGTCAATACAAACGTCTTAACCAATTTGATGCTGGTGTCTTGACTGGTAAACCTCTTGGTTTTGGTGGTAGCTTGATTCGTCCAGAAGCAACTGGTTACGGTTTGGTTTACTACACTGAAGAAATGCTTAAAGCTAACGGCAACAGCTTCGCTGGTAAGAAAGTGGTCATTTCAGGTTCTGGTAACGTTGCTCAATACGCTCTTCAAAAAGCGACTGAACTTGGTGCAACTGTTATCTCTGTATCTGATTCAAATGGTTATGTCATCGATGAAAATGGTATCGACTTCGATCTTTTGGTTGATGTTAAAGAAAAACGTCGCGCTCGTTTGACTGAGTATGCAGCTGAGAAAGCAACTGCTACTTATCATGAAGGTTCTGTATGGACTTACGCTGGAAACTATGACATCGCTCTTCCATGTGCGACTCAAAACGAAATCAACGGTGAAGCAGCTAAACGTTTGGTTGCTCAAGGCGTGATCTGTGTATCTGAAGGTGCCAACATGCCAAGCGACCTTGATGCCATCAAAGTCTACAAAGAAAATGGTATCTTCTACGGACCTGCCAAAGCTGCCAACGCTGGTGGTGTAGCCGTTTCAGCTCTTGAAATGAGCCAAAATAGCCTTCGCCTCTCATGGACTCGTGAAGAAGTTGATGGACGTCTCAAAGACATCATGACAAACATCTTCAATACAGCTAAAACAACTGCTGAAACATACGGTCTTGATAAAGACTACCTTGCAGGAGCTAACATTGCTGCCTTTGAAAATGTAGCAAACGCTATGATTGCCCAAGGTATTGTTTAA
- a CDS encoding dihydroorotate oxidase has translation MVSTKTQIAGFEFDNCLMNAAGVACMTIEELEGVKNSAAGTFVTKTATLDFRQGNPEPRYQDVPLGSINSMGLPNKGLDYYLDYLLDLQEKEPNRTFFLSLVGMSPEETHTILKKVQESDFCGLTELNLSCPNVPGKPQIAYDFETTDRILAEVFAYFTKPLGIKLPPYFDIVHFDQAAAIFNKYPLKFVNCVNSIGNGLYIEDESVVIRPKNGFGGIGGEYIKPTALANVHAFYQRLNPQIQIIGTGGVLTGRDAFEHILCGASMVQVGTTLHKEGVGAFDRITNELKAIMAEKGYESLEDFRGKLHYID, from the coding sequence ATGGTATCAACGAAAACACAAATTGCTGGTTTTGAGTTTGACAATTGTTTGATGAATGCAGCAGGTGTGGCTTGTATGACGATAGAGGAGTTAGAAGGGGTTAAAAACTCAGCGGCAGGAACTTTTGTGACCAAGACAGCGACCTTGGACTTTCGTCAGGGAAATCCTGAGCCACGCTATCAAGATGTTCCCCTTGGTTCTATCAACTCTATGGGCTTGCCAAATAAGGGCTTAGACTATTATTTGGACTATCTTTTGGACTTGCAGGAAAAAGAGCCAAACCGAACTTTCTTCCTATCTCTAGTTGGAATGTCTCCAGAGGAAACCCATACTATCTTGAAAAAAGTCCAAGAGAGTGATTTTTGTGGTCTGACTGAGCTAAACCTATCCTGTCCAAATGTTCCAGGTAAACCTCAGATTGCCTATGATTTTGAGACAACAGACCGGATTTTGGCAGAGGTGTTTGCCTACTTCACCAAACCTCTTGGAATTAAATTGCCACCATATTTTGACATTGTTCACTTTGACCAAGCGGCAGCTATTTTCAACAAGTACCCACTCAAGTTTGTCAACTGTGTTAATTCTATCGGAAACGGCCTTTATATAGAAGACGAGTCGGTCGTAATTCGTCCTAAAAATGGTTTTGGGGGCATTGGTGGGGAGTATATCAAACCGACTGCTTTAGCTAATGTTCATGCCTTCTACCAACGTCTCAATCCTCAAATCCAAATCATCGGAACAGGTGGAGTTCTGACTGGTCGTGATGCCTTTGAACACATCCTCTGTGGTGCCAGTATGGTACAGGTGGGAACCACCCTTCATAAAGAAGGCGTCGGTGCTTTTGACCGTATTACCAATGAACTGAAAGCAATCATGGCGGAAAAAGGGTACGAGAGTCTAGAAGATTTCCGTGGGAAATTGCACTATATTGATTAA
- the holA gene encoding DNA polymerase III subunit delta, producing MLAIEESQKLTLSNLPSLSLFTGLDQGQFEVMKSQVLKQIGYDSADLNFAYFDMKEAVYKDVELELVSLPFFADEKIVILDHFVDITTAKKRFLTDDELKSFEAYLDNPSPTTKLLIFAEGKMDSKRRLVKLLKRDAKVFDAVEAKEQELRQYFQKWSQKQGLQFANHSFENLLIKSGFQFSEIQKNLLFLQSYKEDSVIEEEDIVNAIPKTLQDNIFDLTQFILTKKMDQARDLVRDLTLQGEDEIKLIAVMLGQFRTFTQVKILAESGQTESQIASSLGSFLGRNPNPYQIKFALRDARGLSLSFLKQAISYLIETDYQIKTGLYEKSFLFEKALLQIASQVN from the coding sequence ATGCTAGCTATTGAAGAAAGCCAGAAGTTGACTTTATCAAATTTACCGAGTCTGAGCCTATTTACAGGGCTAGACCAGGGTCAGTTTGAAGTGATGAAGAGTCAAGTGTTGAAACAGATTGGTTATGATTCTGCCGACCTCAACTTTGCCTACTTTGATATGAAAGAAGCAGTTTACAAGGATGTGGAACTGGAGTTGGTCAGTCTTCCTTTCTTTGCGGATGAAAAAATCGTGATATTGGATCATTTTGTCGATATCACAACAGCCAAGAAGCGCTTTTTGACAGATGATGAGCTCAAGTCATTTGAGGCATACCTTGATAATCCTTCACCAACAACCAAGTTGTTAATCTTTGCAGAAGGAAAAATGGATAGCAAAAGGCGGTTGGTTAAATTACTGAAGCGTGATGCCAAGGTCTTTGATGCAGTAGAAGCCAAAGAACAAGAATTGCGTCAGTATTTCCAAAAGTGGAGTCAGAAACAAGGTCTGCAGTTTGCCAATCATTCTTTTGAAAATCTCCTCATCAAGTCTGGTTTTCAATTTAGCGAAATCCAGAAAAATCTGCTCTTTTTACAGTCCTATAAGGAAGACTCTGTTATCGAGGAAGAGGATATTGTTAACGCAATTCCCAAGACCTTGCAGGACAATATTTTTGATTTAACTCAGTTTATTCTGACTAAAAAGATGGACCAGGCGCGCGATTTGGTTAGAGACTTGACCTTGCAAGGAGAAGATGAAATCAAGTTGATTGCAGTCATGCTGGGACAATTTCGGACTTTTACTCAGGTGAAAATTTTGGCGGAGTCTGGGCAAACAGAATCGCAGATTGCAAGTAGTTTAGGTAGTTTTCTCGGACGCAATCCCAATCCCTATCAGATTAAGTTTGCGCTGAGAGATGCGCGAGGACTTTCCTTGAGCTTTTTGAAGCAAGCTATTTCTTATTTGATTGAGACAGACTATCAGATTAAAACAGGTCTTTATGAAAAGAGTTTCCTTTTTGAAAAGGCACTCTTACAGATTGCTAGTCAGGTCAATTGA
- the sodA gene encoding superoxide dismutase SodA — protein MAIILPDLPYAYDALEPYIDAETMHLHHDKHHQTYVNNANAALEKHPEIGEDLEALLADVESIPADIRQALINNGGGHLNHALFWELMTPEKTAPSAELAAAIDATFGSFEEFQAAFTAAATTRFGSGWAWLVVNKEGKLEVTSTANQDTPISEGKKPILGLDVWEHAYYVKYRNVRPDYIKAFFSVINWNKVDELYAAAK, from the coding sequence ATGGCTATTATCTTACCAGATCTTCCATATGCATACGACGCTTTGGAACCATACATCGATGCGGAAACAATGCACTTGCACCATGACAAACACCATCAAACTTATGTCAACAATGCCAATGCAGCTCTTGAAAAACACCCTGAAATCGGTGAAGATCTTGAAGCCTTGCTTGCTGATGTAGAATCTATTCCAGCTGATATCCGTCAAGCACTTATCAACAATGGTGGTGGACACTTGAACCACGCTCTTTTCTGGGAATTGATGACTCCTGAGAAAACAGCTCCATCAGCAGAACTTGCAGCAGCAATCGATGCAACATTTGGTTCATTTGAAGAATTCCAAGCAGCCTTCACTGCAGCCGCAACAACTCGTTTCGGTTCAGGATGGGCATGGTTGGTTGTCAACAAAGAAGGGAAGCTTGAAGTGACTTCAACAGCAAACCAAGACACACCAATCTCAGAAGGCAAAAAACCAATCTTGGGCTTGGACGTTTGGGAACATGCTTACTACGTAAAATACCGCAACGTGCGTCCTGACTACATCAAAGCTTTCTTCTCAGTAATCAACTGGAACAAAGTAGATGAATTGTACGCAGCTGCTAAATAA
- a CDS encoding YutD family protein produces MRKEIAPELYNYNKFPGPEFHLHGDKVETEGIAFSLVENIKDAFDVTAFNQRFSEVLTKFDYIVGDWSNEQLRLRGFYKDDRTEEKLEKISRLQDYLLEYCSYGCAYFVLENEAPKRASFDKKMRKKEEEQPSRKGKKPAQNKRKSNADKKNRRRQKDQHSQKEDKGQRHFVIRQK; encoded by the coding sequence ATGCGAAAAGAAATTGCACCTGAATTATACAACTATAACAAGTTTCCTGGACCTGAGTTCCATTTACACGGGGACAAGGTTGAAACGGAAGGGATAGCTTTTTCCTTGGTGGAAAATATCAAGGATGCCTTTGATGTGACGGCTTTTAATCAGCGTTTTTCAGAAGTCTTAACCAAGTTTGATTATATCGTGGGGGACTGGAGTAATGAACAGCTTCGCCTACGAGGTTTTTATAAGGATGATCGAACAGAAGAAAAACTTGAAAAAATCAGTCGTTTACAAGACTATCTTTTAGAGTATTGTAGTTATGGTTGTGCCTATTTTGTCCTAGAAAATGAAGCCCCTAAGCGCGCATCATTTGACAAGAAAATGCGTAAGAAGGAAGAAGAACAGCCTTCTAGAAAAGGAAAGAAACCGGCTCAAAATAAACGAAAATCGAATGCAGATAAGAAAAATAGACGTCGTCAGAAAGACCAGCATTCTCAGAAAGAGGACAAGGGACAACGTCATTTTGTCATTCGTCAGAAGTGA